The sequence below is a genomic window from Thermodesulfovibrionales bacterium.
CCCGGTGCATTTAATGCTGCCGCGCCTTCATTTCCTCCGGGGCCTTTCTATACCAACGGCCCAGGCCCGAACAGCCCGACCCACTTCTGGAACTTCGGGCTTCACCTCAACGCCAATATCGACGGCTTCGCTCTGAAGGGAGACGGAGAGCTTCAGGCAGGGAAGATTGACAATGCCAGCCCGAACGGCAAGGCTGATTTCACGGGCTGGGCGGCGATGTTGGGGGGCAGCTACAAACTCGATCCCGTCACGCTCTCTCTTGAGTGGGCATACGGAAGCGGCCCCAGCGCAACGACTCAAAATGTTCCTGCATTCATCACCTCTCTCGGCAATGACCAGCGTTTCACTTACGTCTATGAATACCGCACCGTGAACGCATGCGGCCAGCAGTCCGGCGGTATCTGCAACACCCAGTATCTGAAGCTCGGCGGGGCGGCCGAACTCGCCAAGGACCTGAACAGCTACCTGTCGTTATACTGGCTCCATGCCAACAAGGTCTCCGCGCTGATCTTTCCGACCGGCGGCCAGAGCAGCAAAGATATCGGTTGGGAAGTCGACGCAAAGCTCAACTACAAGATTGACAGGAACCTGAACTGGTGGGTAGAGGGCGGGTACCTCTTCGCGGGGAACTTCTGGGAGACGGTACAGGCGGTCCAGAAACAACCGTTGGGAAGCAGCGTCGATAACGCTTACGCGGCAAGGACAGGAATCCAGCTCGACTTCTGATCCCGGCGCAACGATCACAGCCCGAAAGGCGGGTCGTCCGACCCGCCTTTTTTGTGAGATTCCGGCGTATTTAGATTGTTCCCAATAGAGGGGGAGGTGATGATGAGCGGACTGGATTTCATCGTGGTCGGGTTAGCGGCTGTTGCGGGAGGAGCGGTGAATGCGCTCGCTGGTGGGGGGACACTCATCACCTTTCCGATGCTCACCGCGGTCGGCGTCCCGGTAGTTGCGGCCAACATAACGAATACCGTAGCCCTCTGTCCCGGGTATCTGGGTGCGACCTTCGCTCAGATGAAGGACCTGCGCGGCCAATCGCTCCGGCTTTGGATCCTGCTGCCGGTAAGCGTGGTGGGCGGCATTGGCGGCGGCTTATTACTCATACACTCGGGTGATCAGCTATTTCGCAGACTTGTTCCGTTCCTTATCCTTTTCGCGGTCGGACTGTTAGCCGCTCAGGATACGTTGCGCGCATTCGTGACACGTCGTGCAGGCCGTTCCGGCACCGTTACACTCCATGATGCCTGGG
It includes:
- a CDS encoding sulfite exporter TauE/SafE family protein, whose product is MMSGLDFIVVGLAAVAGGAVNALAGGGTLITFPMLTAVGVPVVAANITNTVALCPGYLGATFAQMKDLRGQSLRLWILLPVSVVGGIGGGLLLIHSGDQLFRRLVPFLILFAVGLLAAQDTLRAFVTRRAGRSGTVTLHDAWAVFPVLPAAVYGGYFGAGVSVIVLAVLGLVLEDSLTRLNALKQAISFSINIAAAIFFLFSGQVV